The genomic window GCGGTTCCTGCCAAAATGGAGCCGATTAAACTAAATAAAATGAGTATACCTGCTAACCTTGAGCAATTCATGGAAGCGGCTATACAAAAAAATTCTAATATTAAAAAAGCTAAAAGTGAAGCTAATGCTGCTAAAAATCAAAAACAAAAAGCATTTTCCGCGCTTTCTCCTAAAGTGAATGCATTTGCTCAGTTTAATCGAACTGATGACCTTAAAATTGCCAGAAGTGACGGTGATACTTACGGCATACAAGTTAAGGTGCCTATTTTCCAGGGTGGAGCTGAATATGCGGATATTAGGAGTAGTAAATATCAAGAGCGCAAAGCGCAACACCTGCATGACTCTACAGTTACTGCGATTACTCAAAAAGTTATACAGGCATGGAGTGAATATTATACTACTAAAGCAGTTATTGAATCTTCGGCTAAAGCTGTAGTGGCAGCGCAAGATGCATTATTCGGCACTGAAGAAGAAGCTAAAGTCGGTACAAGAACTACGCTTGAGGTATTGGATGCTGAAAATGATTTGTTTGAAGCTAAAATTAATAATACAAAAGCTCATAAAGATAATGTAGTTGCTTTATTTAATATGCACGCACTCATGAGCACCTTAAATCAAATGGATTTTGCGAATTATTAATCTGTTTATAATTTTATCCGGTAAATTTTTAGTTAAGTTATATTTAAAATAGCTTAAAATTAATGTGTTTGTGCTTTTTTAAGCGGTGTAATGATTTATTATTCTACTTTTTACAAAAGCAGAGATTGAGGTTTAAACGATAAGCGCTTATAATACCGGAATGAAATAATGGTAGTATAACTTGAAAGATAAAAGCTTTAGAAACACAAAACAAAAACTTAAAACAGCTAAGGGAAGAAAAATCGGTTCAATTAATTGGTTGCAGCGCCATATAAATGATCCTTACGTGAACCTTTGCAAGAAGAAAGGGTATAGATCAAGAGCTGCATTTAAGTTGCTTGAAATAGATGAAAAATTTAAAATTTTAAGCAATGCGAAGAGTATAATAGATCTGGGAGCAGCTCCGGGCGGATGGCTACAGATTGCAAAAGAAAAGGCGAATAAAGCAAAAATTATCGGGATAGATTTAAAAGAAATTGAGCCGGTAGAAGGGGTGCTTTTAATTGAAGGTGATTTTTTGGAACTAATTGACAATAATGAATTCCAAGGAGCTTTACCTGATAAAGTTGATGTCGTGCTCTCCGACATGGCGGCTAATGCATGTGGTGATAGGCAGATTGATCACTTAAGATTAGTTGAGCTTGTGGGGTTCGCTTTAGAGTTTGCAGTTAAAAAATTAAATAAGGGCGGATGTTTCGTTGCCAAACTTTTAAAAGGCAAGGAAGAAAAATTCCTTCTTGATGAAGCAAAAAAACATTTCCAGACAGTTAAATACTTTAAGCCGGATGCAAGCTATGATGATTCATCAGAAGTATACCTAATAGCTTTGAAATTCAAGAATCAACAAGCAGAAAATTTATAAGCATACTATTATTACTCAACAAGCAAACAAAAACTTCTCATATTTTTAATTAGATGCTAATTTGGTAGTTAAATATCTCAGAATATAAAATAACCAAATGAAAATTTTAAATGCAATGTTGGGTAAAGGGCTTGGCGGAATTGAGCAAGCTTTTTTAGATTATACTAACGCTCTCACTCAAGTAGGCTGTAAAGTCGTTCAAATTATTAACAAGAATGCGGAAATAAAAAAATACTTAAAAGAGGATTTTTATCCTGTTTCAAATTTCTCAAAATATGATCCTTTTACTATTATTAGGCTTAAAAAAATTATAAAGACTGAAAAACCTGATTGCATTATTACGCATGGTAATAGAGCAGCAAGAATACTTCAATTCGCTGCAAATAACGTTCCGATTATCTCACTATGTCATAATTATAGTTTTAAACAATTATTTAAAAGCAAGGCTATAATCACTGTCGCAGAAGACTTAAATGAAAAAATAAAACAAATGGGCTATAAAAATGTATTTACTATACCCAATATGGTTGAAATTAATGACGATAATAAATTTATAGTTCCTCAATTTTATAACCCTCCGATAATTGGTGCGGTCGGCAGATTTGTAAAGAAAAAAGGTTTTGATGTATTTCTAAAAGCTTTATCACTATTAGAGCAAAAAAAAGTTGAGTTTAAAGCTATCATAGGAGGAGAGGGTGAAGAAAGAGAAAATCTGGAAAAGATGGTTAGGACTCTACAACTATCTGATAAAGTAAAGTTTATAGGATGGGTGGAAGATAAGGAAAGCTTTTATAAAAGTATAGATATCTTTTGCCTTCCTTCATTGCATGAGCCCTTCGGAATAGTAGTCTTAGAAGCATTTAAATATTCGAGACCAGTCATTTCAACTAAAACGGAAGGACCGAGCAATATTATTACCGATCGACTAAACGGATTGTTTGCAGAGAATGATAATCCTCAAAGCTTAGCGGATAAAATTGAGCTTTTAATTAAAAATGAAGAGCTTGCAATCAAT from Candidatus Jidaibacter acanthamoeba includes these protein-coding regions:
- a CDS encoding RlmE family RNA methyltransferase gives rise to the protein MKDKSFRNTKQKLKTAKGRKIGSINWLQRHINDPYVNLCKKKGYRSRAAFKLLEIDEKFKILSNAKSIIDLGAAPGGWLQIAKEKANKAKIIGIDLKEIEPVEGVLLIEGDFLELIDNNEFQGALPDKVDVVLSDMAANACGDRQIDHLRLVELVGFALEFAVKKLNKGGCFVAKLLKGKEEKFLLDEAKKHFQTVKYFKPDASYDDSSEVYLIALKFKNQQAENL
- a CDS encoding glycosyltransferase family 4 protein — its product is MKILNAMLGKGLGGIEQAFLDYTNALTQVGCKVVQIINKNAEIKKYLKEDFYPVSNFSKYDPFTIIRLKKIIKTEKPDCIITHGNRAARILQFAANNVPIISLCHNYSFKQLFKSKAIITVAEDLNEKIKQMGYKNVFTIPNMVEINDDNKFIVPQFYNPPIIGAVGRFVKKKGFDVFLKALSLLEQKKVEFKAIIGGEGEERENLEKMVRTLQLSDKVKFIGWVEDKESFYKSIDIFCLPSLHEPFGIVVLEAFKYSRPVISTKTEGPSNIITDRLNGLFAENDNPQSLADKIELLIKNEELAINLAREGLNLVKAKYSSKVVGEQIIHTVANILKTLN